TCGTGCTCATGATTGATGAAGTCGATGCGTTGGTCGGCGACACGCTCATTTCTTTGCTGCGTCAATTGCGCGAAGGCTATATCGGGCGGCCTGATGTCCCCTTCCCTCAAAGTGTGATCCTCTGCGGGGTGCGCGATGTACGCGATTACCGCATCACGCAAGGTAATCAGGAAGTGATTACCGGTGGAAGTGCCTTCAATATCAAATCCGCATCGTTGCGCATGGGCAGTTTCACCCTGACTGAAGTGCAAACGCTCTACGCCCAACACACCCAAGCTACGGGACAGGTATTTGATGCAGCCATTTTCCCCGCACTCTGGGAAGACACCCGTGGGCAACCGTGGTTGGTGAATGCCCTCGGTCACGCCATGACGTGGGAATACAAACCCGCCCGCGACCGTACTCAGCCCATTACGCTGGAACAATACCGTGCGGCCCGCGAACGTCTGATTTACTCCCGCGCTACCCACCTCGACCAGTTGGCGGATAAGCTTAAAGAACCACGTGTGCATTCCGTCATCAGTGCGCTGCTGGCAGGCAAAACCACGGATGACACCCTGCCGCAAGACGATGTGCAATACGTCGCCGACTTGGGGCTAATCGAAGCACACCCGCAATTGCGCATTGCCAACCGCATTTATCAAGAAGTGATCCCACGCGAACTGACCTGGACGAAGCAAATCACCATCGCCTACGAACAAGCGTGGTATCTGACCCCGCAACGTCATCTCGACATGCCCAAGCTGTTGGAAGCCTTCCAGCAATTTTTCCGCGAAAATGCCGATGCGTGGATTGAACGCTTTGACTACAAAGAAGCAGGGCCGCAATTGCTGCTGCAAGCCTTCCTGCAACGCATTATCAACGGCGGCGGGCGCATCAACCGCGAATACGGGCTGGGCAGAAAGCGCACCGACCTGTACATCGAATGGCCTATCGACGAAGAACAGGGCTTTTACGGCGAGGTACAACGCATCGTGTTGGAACTCAAAATCCTCTACAAATCGCGCGAAACCACAGTGGCAGAAGGTATCCAGCAAACCGCAGGCTATGCCGATCAATGCGGCGCGGCGGAAGCGCATTTGATCATTTTCGACCGCCGCCCCGACGTGATGTGGGATGACAAGGTTTGGCAGGAGACGGCTACCACCAACGGGCGCACGATCGGTTTATGGGGAATGTAGCCGGAATCCAGCATCATCGAATGTGCCACGCGGTCAGTGTTTGATACCGAAATGTTCCGCCAATACCGCCGCTTGTTCGTGTGGGGCAAGAGTGCATTGCGTGGTCATACCTTCCTTCACCTGCTTGAAACTGTCACCAAACAGAATATTGCGTCCGTTTGCGGTGAAGCGTACCACCAACGGTTTCTGGGTAAACACCGCGTCAGGATGGGTAGAGTTCAACCAGTTTGCCGGGGCAAAATCAATCCACTCAACTGGGCAACGATTAAAGCCGTATTGCTTCACCCATGCACCCTCCACTTGCGCTTTGAGGACAATATCACCACCTTCCTCACTCAGCATGAAAGTGTCACAGCCTTGTGAGATGGGTGTTTCCAGCACATCCAAGCGCAGCGGTGCGCGGATGCCGTAACTGCCAAAACCCAAATCACACAGCCATTCCACTCCGTCCAACGTGACCAGCAACGCCATGTGGGTACGCGGGCGTTTCATGGGGTAAAACATCGGGCGGGCGGCAACGAATTGATAAGGAATTTGCAACGCTTGCAGTGCCATTGCAAACAGCCCGTTGACTTCGTAGCAGTAGCCGCCGCGCTGCTTGCCAACGATTTTCGCCACGATGTCGGCGGGGTTGAGGGAAATGGGTTTGCCTGCCAATACATCCAGATTTTCAAAGGGTACACTGCGCAACTGGTGTTGCATCAAGGCTTGCACGGTGGCAAGGTCGGGGCGTAATTCACCCGTGTAGCCGATGCGCTGGCAGTAAGCGGTGAGGTTAAATATTGCTGATTCCATGCTTCTTTCCTTCCAATATTTGGTTTTTTAAACTCAAACCCACAATGTTCCGCTGAATACCGTCACGGATGAACCCGCCAGCAATACCCGTTCACCCAACCATTCGACCAATACTTCACCGCCACGGGCGGATGCTTGATACGCTTGCAGGCTGTTTTTACCCAAACGCTCCGCCCAAAAAGGGGCAAGTGTGCAATGCGCCGAGCCTGTTACCGGGTCTTCGTCGATGCCTGCTGCGGGGGCAAAAAAGCGTGACACGAAATCGTATTCCGTGCCGTGCGCCGCAGCCGTCACTATGATGCCGCGTGTGACTTGGCAGGCTTTGAGGGCGGCAAAATCCACTTGTATCCGCCGTACTTCGGCTTCACTCTCCAGCAGCACCAAATAATCGACATGGTTGGAAAATACCGTCGCGTCCGTCACGCCCAAGGCTGCCAACAGCCCGGTGGGTGCTGATGCTGTTGTCGCCGGTGTCGCGGGAAAATCCAGCACAATCCGCTTGCCGACGAGTTGCGCCGTCAGAACACCGCTGCGGGTATAAAAACGGGCGGTTGCGTCGCTGGCTAACCAACCTTCCTGCCAAAGAATGTGGGCAGTAGCCAGCGTGGCATGTCCGCACAAATCAACTTCAACCGTTGGGGTAAACCAGCGTAATGCAAAACCGTCGGCCTCGCGCCAGACGAACGCGGTTTCGCTCAGGTTCATTTCCGCCCCGACTGCTTGCATCCAATGCGCATCGGCGGCCTTATCCAACAGACACACGGCGGCTGGATTGCCGGAAAAGGGTTGGCTGGTGAAGGCATCAACTTGAAACACGGGAATATTGAAAGTCTCGGCAATCATGGGTACTCCTCAAAATCTTGTTGTGGACGCATGAAATAGACGCATTCTGTCTTGATCTAGGATTCAAGGATGGGCAGGATCGGCGTAGTTTCTTGCTGAATAAACAGTTTAAGGAATAGCAGGAGAGCAATACAGATTCAGATTCTTTTTAATTTAACCTGAGTTCGGGATAAGGTAAGGCGCAGCCTTTCATGGGAGAATGTGAGTAACCACACACAACATTGACCCCACCAAAGGCTGCTACTGAGATGCTAACACGGTTATTCTGTGCCATTGACGATTTTTGTCAGGACTTTCATCCCGAATGGAACAAAACGTTATTGACCCCGAAAGGCGGGCATCGTCGTCGCCACAGTGGTCTTGGCGATAGTGAAATCATGACGATTTTGGTGCATTACCACCAAGTGGGGTATCGTACTTTCAAGTGGTATTATGAGCGTCATGTCAAAGTATTTCTTAAGGGTCATTTCCCGCAACTCCCTAGTTATCAACGTTTTATTGAGTTAATGCCGCGTGTTCTTTTGCCACTAACCCTGTTTATGCAGCAACGCTGTGAAACGGGGCGAGGTATTGCCTTCATAGACTCTACCCCTTGAAAGTCTGTGAAAATTTGCGTATTCCACGTCATCACACCTTTCGCAAAGACGCAGGGCGGGGTAAATCGTCAACAGGCTGGTTTTATGGGTTCAAACTTCATTTGGTCGTGGATGACTGCGGCAATATTTTATCGTTTGCCATTACTTCGGGTAATACCGATGACCGTAAGCCCGTTCCCACGTTGCTGAAAAAAGTGGTCGGCAAAGTCTTTGGTGATCGTGGCTACATTTCCAAGGCATTGACAGAATCGTTGGCAGAGCAAGGGGTTGAATGGATTACCTCGCTGAAGAAAAACATGAAACCCGTGGCGCGTGACACGTTCGATACACTGATGTTGCGTAAACGGAGCATCATCGAAACCATCAATGATCAGTTGAAAAATATTTCACAAATTGAGCATTCACGCCACCGTTCACTCACTAACTATATGATTAACATCATTGCTGGCTTGGTGTCATATGCCTATCAAGATAAAAAACCAGCACTGGATTTAAAAACATCAGCATTGGTTGTGATCTAAATTGAGGGATGGCTTATCCCGAACTCAGGTTAATTTACCAGTACAGTTTCCCAGTTAAGAGGATCTGCGGCCTAATCAGGCAGGAGAAACTGTATCGTTTCTCCTGCCTATCCCAGCCAATTAGGTGCTGACCTCAGTCCTTCCGGTTAATCGTCCCATCTGGTGCGACCTCCAGTGTGACGTAGCTGGTAGGGAATTGAGGCGGGGGAGTACCTCCAAACGCACCATTGAAGGAGCCGAGTGCAACATCACCAGTATTCAGCGTTCCCGAACCATCACGGTCGAATACTGCTTCAAAGCGTTCAGCAGGCGTATTCAGGGCATCCCGAAGTGGCTGTTTCCCGTCCTCATTTAGCGGTAACAGGGAGCCAAACTTCCCATTGATCAAGGCAGCATCATTTGCGTTGAGCGTTCTTTCAAAATCAGTGATCTGGGCAGTCTCTGGGATATAGGTGGCTTTGAACAAATCTCCTTCACTCACCGTACCAGAAGCATCCCGATCCAGAATCGAGACATTATCGGCGTTAACAAAACCAATACCCGCATTGATATTGTCCCGTTGCAAGGAAGAAAGCGTGAGAGGCTGATTGGATGGTGGTGTGAGGCTTGCAGGTGGATAAATGCCAGCATCTTTCAGTGACTGCATGTTGGCAGCAGTAAGGGTGTAATAGCTTGGCGTACCCTGTCCGCCGGGGTCACGGCTAACCGACTTGATAATATCGCCTGCACTCAGGTTGCCGGAACCATCCTGATCATGGAAGCTCCCGCCACCGGGAAGGCCAAGATGATTTTTGATACTTGTGCTGACGCTGACGCCACCCGTGCCTACCATGTTCATGTCCAGTGGTGTGCCCAATTTACCGTTGATGTCGAGCGCAAACCCCTCATCTACCGTGCGCGTCAATGTTTCTGTACCGCCAGTGTCGGTAGTGAAACTGGCCTTGATCTGGTCGCCTGCTGAAACCGTGCCATCCTTGTTGCTATCTGCCACGCTGATGCTGTCAGCATTGACTCCCAATGTGAAAGCAATATTTTGCCGCTGGTTATCGGTCAGTTGGATGCCTTGTGGGTTATTTTGTGGTGGGCAGTTAGGGTTGTCGCCTGATGGCTTGTCCCGTTTGGGCTGAATCTGCTGCACCAGATGCTGTACAAGCTGTTTCAGGGCGGATAACAGGTCGCTGTTCTGAAAAGGGGAACTACTTGTTTTTGACTGATTACCCCGGTCACGGCTGGAACGGTTGTTGGTTGCATCCGTGCGGCTATTCTGTCTGGTGTAACTGGTCGGGTTTGTATAAGTATTGGGGTTGATGACGTTCATGGCCTACTCTCCTTGTAATAATATGTAAATCACTATTTTCACTTTATTAGTCGAAATATTATGGCGATTGACTAAGAAGGAGATGACAGGCAGGGAGTTTGCGATGAAAGGGGGCTGCTGCTTGCTAACACAGCCATACAGCCTTAGATTATCCGCCATGACCCTCTACGACGATATTGCCAGCAAACTCAGCGCCCACATCGACAACGGCATCTACCCACAAGGCTCACGCCTGCCCGGTGTGCGCCGCCTCAGCCAGCAGTTCGGTGTGAGTATTTCCACTATTGTGCAAGCGCAACGCCAGCTCGAAAACCTTGGGCTGATCGAAGCCCGCCCGCGTTCCGGTTATTACATCCGCCTGCGCCCCCGGCTCAAATCTGCCTTGCCCACCACCTCGCAACCCACCCCCAAACCTACGCCCGTGGCGGGGCAGGAACTGGTGTTACAACTCGCACAAGTCACCAGCCGCGCCGATTTCGTGCAACTCGGTGCTGCCGTGCCGGATGAATCGTTCATGCCAATGCGAACCTTCCAGCGCAGCCTCGCCAACACCGTGCGGCACTACGGCAAACGCGCCGCCAACTACGCCTTCCCGCCCGGTTTACCCGAATTGCAGCACCAACTTGCGCGGCGGATGCACTTGTGTGGCAGCCCCGTTGCTGCCAATCGCATCCTCATCACCAACGGCTGTCAGGAAGCCCTTTCCCTCGCCTTGCAAACCGTTGCCAGTGCAGGCGACATCATCGCTATCGAATCGCCGACCTTCTACGGCTTGCTGCAAGTCATTGAAGCACTGGGCATGAAGGCGCTGGAAATCCCTACCGATCCGCAAACAGGTATCAGCCTGCCCGCGCTCGAACTCGCTTTGGAACAATGGTCAGTAAAAGCGTGCGTGCTGATCCCCAATTTCAGTAACCCGCTCGGTAGCTTGATGCCAGTGGAGCGCAAGCAACAATTGGTCGTCCTCGCCCACCGTCACAACCTGCTGCTGATCGAAGATGACATTTACGGCGATCTCGGTTTCAACGGCGCACGCCCGCCCAATTTGCTC
The window above is part of the Thiothrix winogradskyi genome. Proteins encoded here:
- a CDS encoding PhzF family phenazine biosynthesis protein produces the protein MIAETFNIPVFQVDAFTSQPFSGNPAAVCLLDKAADAHWMQAVGAEMNLSETAFVWREADGFALRWFTPTVEVDLCGHATLATAHILWQEGWLASDATARFYTRSGVLTAQLVGKRIVLDFPATPATTASAPTGLLAALGVTDATVFSNHVDYLVLLESEAEVRRIQVDFAALKACQVTRGIIVTAAAHGTEYDFVSRFFAPAAGIDEDPVTGSAHCTLAPFWAERLGKNSLQAYQASARGGEVLVEWLGERVLLAGSSVTVFSGTLWV
- a CDS encoding arylamine N-acetyltransferase family protein, which translates into the protein MESAIFNLTAYCQRIGYTGELRPDLATVQALMQHQLRSVPFENLDVLAGKPISLNPADIVAKIVGKQRGGYCYEVNGLFAMALQALQIPYQFVAARPMFYPMKRPRTHMALLVTLDGVEWLCDLGFGSYGIRAPLRLDVLETPISQGCDTFMLSEEGGDIVLKAQVEGAWVKQYGFNRCPVEWIDFAPANWLNSTHPDAVFTQKPLVVRFTANGRNILFGDSFKQVKEGMTTQCTLAPHEQAAVLAEHFGIKH
- a CDS encoding PLP-dependent aminotransferase family protein, giving the protein MLTQPYSLRLSAMTLYDDIASKLSAHIDNGIYPQGSRLPGVRRLSQQFGVSISTIVQAQRQLENLGLIEARPRSGYYIRLRPRLKSALPTTSQPTPKPTPVAGQELVLQLAQVTSRADFVQLGAAVPDESFMPMRTFQRSLANTVRHYGKRAANYAFPPGLPELQHQLARRMHLCGSPVAANRILITNGCQEALSLALQTVASAGDIIAIESPTFYGLLQVIEALGMKALEIPTDPQTGISLPALELALEQWSVKACVLIPNFSNPLGSLMPVERKQQLVVLAHRHNLLLIEDDIYGDLGFNGARPPNLLSVEPDPANGNVIYCASFSKTVAQGLRIGWMVLPERFFRRAEYLKYVANLAAPTLPQLALADFLAHGGYERYLRQVQTRYARQVDLFSHAISQHFPTDTRVTQPKGGFVLWVELAEGTDTLLMTQDLLKQGISIAPGQIFSATQKYRNCLRLSCAQPWTAEVEQALVMVGQRAG
- a CDS encoding AAA-like domain-containing protein — its product is MQKHFNTAGPVHANQHYCIDPVSRVDWEEIQYLIQAGKFFVLHAPRQTGKTSTLFALADKLNQAGDYAALYINVEAAQAARNDVEQGMRTIASRVVEGAQYRLHDLRLQDWLEDAWRTGETSVLQTLLTRWAAESSKPIVLMIDEVDALVGDTLISLLRQLREGYIGRPDVPFPQSVILCGVRDVRDYRITQGNQEVITGGSAFNIKSASLRMGSFTLTEVQTLYAQHTQATGQVFDAAIFPALWEDTRGQPWLVNALGHAMTWEYKPARDRTQPITLEQYRAARERLIYSRATHLDQLADKLKEPRVHSVISALLAGKTTDDTLPQDDVQYVADLGLIEAHPQLRIANRIYQEVIPRELTWTKQITIAYEQAWYLTPQRHLDMPKLLEAFQQFFRENADAWIERFDYKEAGPQLLLQAFLQRIINGGGRINREYGLGRKRTDLYIEWPIDEEQGFYGEVQRIVLELKILYKSRETTVAEGIQQTAGYADQCGAAEAHLIIFDRRPDVMWDDKVWQETATTNGRTIGLWGM